A window of Bacteroidota bacterium contains these coding sequences:
- a CDS encoding c-type cytochrome: MRTFVTTLLIISALCLSFAFTPVAEKALDSGNLKVLPANITEEQLDSVMDHFKASLGVKCSFCHAMDPDTSKGRHLDFASDAKPEKEIARNMMRMTAYLNANYFNPDHSTQTDTLKTVMCFTCHRGSTHIDSEDLLPQVDSIIELQHKKH; encoded by the coding sequence ATGCGCACCTTCGTTACTACCCTACTTATCATTTCTGCTCTTTGTCTCAGTTTTGCATTCACACCTGTTGCTGAAAAAGCATTGGATTCCGGTAACCTGAAAGTTCTTCCGGCAAATATTACTGAAGAACAACTGGATTCTGTGATGGATCATTTCAAAGCCTCGCTCGGTGTAAAATGCAGTTTCTGTCATGCCATGGATCCGGATACAAGCAAGGGACGTCATCTTGATTTTGCAAGTGACGCAAAACCTGAAAAAGAAATCGCTCGAAACATGATGCGAATGACAGCTTATCTCAATGCAAACTATTTTAATCCTGATCACAGTACACAGACTGATACATTAAAAACAGTAATGTGCTTTACGTGTCATCGTGGATCGACGCACATTGATTCAGAAGATTTACTCCCTCAGGTTGACTCGATCATTGAGCTCCAGCACAAAAAACACTAA
- a CDS encoding T9SS type A sorting domain-containing protein yields the protein MKRFTHLTLLCLFFFTEASNAQVPPVRGMYVNFVNTWIGDSVQENKILYYCSSNNINYITIYDLNLLNWSYTQKNALASFISRAKTQSGVIQVGAAGETYNFFKNYIIPYNTGRSIASEKFDVLNYEFEFWLTSSITAYYGPNYLTPNGFTVDTAGAFAFALQQFQKIDSLSNVHSLLNEIYLGWPTRGQMQKLVASADRILLHAYRTSDIDVYQYAQTRIYDIASANKPIQIMPIFSSEPTFMGPWLDTHPITQPYQTFESLFKLEPASIKQNISLQGYQWFLYSLMPKTSLANASISSSGPLSFCSGGSVTLTASAGAAYLWSPGGQTTNSIVVTNSGNYTVTVTGASGNSATSPAVTVSVTSSGPVPTISASGPVAFCTGGSVVLSSSSSGTYLWSNGQTTQSITVNASGNYSVRTTANGCSQNSATTVVSVTATPPVPTITASGPLNICPGKPVTLTSSASAGYLWSNGATTRSVVVAGAGTYSVRAYGGPACFATSVNKTISLLTAPNTPVISLNGSATLSASHPSVALTSTSANTYLWSTTQTTRSITVNMQGSYVVTITAANGCTASSNAVAIIANGCTPPAVPVISTSGSTVITSGQSVTLTSTLAGGYLWSTGATSRSIVVNTAGTYTVRAYNAGSCYSTSSPVSVYVISARMAEPEDAEEKISLVTSAYPNPVSTQMNLLFSSIVEMQQLIQIFDLSGREVLRKYTPVNAGENLITLDLSELQSGLYLLCRNEEKENSIRIVKK from the coding sequence ATGAAGAGATTCACACACCTGACACTCCTATGCCTGTTCTTTTTTACCGAGGCATCTAACGCACAAGTACCTCCTGTTCGAGGCATGTATGTCAATTTTGTAAACACATGGATCGGAGATTCTGTACAGGAAAACAAAATTCTTTACTACTGCTCCTCTAACAACATCAATTACATCACCATTTACGATCTCAATTTACTCAACTGGTCTTATACCCAAAAAAATGCGCTGGCGTCCTTTATTTCACGTGCCAAAACACAATCTGGAGTAATTCAGGTTGGAGCAGCAGGTGAAACTTATAATTTCTTTAAAAACTATATCATTCCCTATAATACCGGCAGGAGTATCGCTTCCGAAAAATTTGATGTACTCAATTATGAATTTGAATTTTGGCTGACATCCAGCATCACAGCTTATTATGGTCCGAATTATCTTACACCAAATGGATTCACAGTAGACACTGCCGGCGCATTTGCATTTGCGTTGCAGCAATTTCAAAAAATTGACTCCCTCAGTAATGTTCATTCTCTTTTGAATGAGATTTATCTCGGATGGCCCACAAGAGGGCAAATGCAAAAACTTGTAGCATCAGCCGACAGAATCTTACTTCATGCCTACCGTACAAGTGATATTGATGTTTACCAATACGCTCAAACCCGGATTTATGACATTGCAAGCGCGAACAAGCCAATACAAATCATGCCCATCTTTTCCAGTGAACCAACTTTTATGGGCCCCTGGTTAGATACACATCCCATTACCCAACCGTATCAAACATTCGAATCGCTTTTCAAACTGGAGCCTGCGTCAATCAAACAAAATATCAGTTTGCAGGGATACCAGTGGTTCCTGTATTCACTCATGCCGAAAACTTCACTGGCTAATGCTTCAATCAGTAGCAGCGGACCATTGAGTTTTTGTTCAGGAGGAAGTGTAACTCTCACTGCAAGTGCAGGAGCTGCTTACTTATGGAGTCCGGGAGGACAAACCACCAACTCCATCGTTGTTACAAATTCAGGAAACTATACTGTCACAGTAACAGGTGCAAGCGGAAACAGTGCTACATCACCGGCAGTAACAGTGAGCGTAACCAGCAGTGGCCCCGTTCCTACAATTTCAGCCAGCGGTCCTGTTGCATTTTGCACCGGCGGCAGTGTTGTTTTGTCGAGCAGCAGTTCAGGTACATATCTTTGGTCGAACGGACAAACCACACAGTCTATCACAGTAAACGCAAGTGGTAATTATTCTGTGCGGACAACAGCAAATGGTTGCTCTCAAAATTCAGCCACCACTGTAGTTAGTGTCACTGCAACTCCTCCTGTGCCAACAATAACTGCAAGCGGCCCTTTAAACATTTGTCCCGGGAAACCGGTCACGCTTACCAGTTCTGCATCTGCAGGTTATCTCTGGTCGAACGGAGCAACAACCCGCTCTGTCGTTGTAGCCGGAGCCGGTACATATTCAGTGAGGGCGTATGGAGGGCCGGCGTGTTTTGCAACATCAGTGAATAAAACAATTTCACTATTAACAGCGCCAAACACACCAGTAATTTCACTGAATGGTTCAGCAACACTCTCTGCATCACACCCGAGTGTTGCATTAACTTCTACTTCCGCAAATACATACCTGTGGTCGACCACACAAACCACTCGCAGTATTACAGTAAACATGCAGGGAAGTTATGTTGTGACTATCACTGCAGCGAACGGTTGTACCGCTTCTTCAAATGCTGTCGCAATCATTGCAAATGGTTGTACTCCTCCTGCTGTGCCGGTAATTTCCACAAGCGGGTCAACGGTTATTACATCGGGCCAAAGTGTTACACTCACAAGTACACTTGCCGGAGGTTATCTTTGGTCAACAGGCGCAACCTCCCGTTCTATAGTCGTGAACACAGCAGGCACCTATACTGTTAGAGCTTATAATGCCGGAAGCTGCTATTCAACTTCTTCTCCTGTTTCAGTATATGTGATAAGTGCAAGAATGGCGGAACCAGAAGACGCAGAAGAAAAGATTTCTCTTGTTACTTCGGCTTATCCGAATCCTGTATCCACTCAAATGAACCTGCTGTTTAGTTCAATTGTTGAGATGCAACAATTAATTCAAATTTTTGATCTCTCCGGCAGAGAAGTCTTGCGAAAATATACTCCTGTAAACGCCGGAGAAAACTTGATTACTCTCGACCTCTCAGAATTACAGAGCGGGCTTTATCTTTTGTGCAGAAATGAAGAAAAAGAAAACAGCATTCGAATTGTAAAAAAATAA
- a CDS encoding efflux RND transporter periplasmic adaptor subunit: MNKVLLYILLIALSGCGKKTEKVNPRNGAITESVYASGILKSKNQYDAVAPVNGIIKQIFVSEGDLVKAGTPILSIASETQKLNKENAELAAHFSDLKANEGKLNEAKLFVDLARNKMKNDSVLFFRQKSLWEQQVGSKVELEQRELAYENSKTAWYSSIVKLEDLQRQLDFNSSQARNNLKISNQLESDFTLKSEIDGVVYSLPKSVGEIVGPQSTLAIIGDKKQFVLEMQVDEFDILKIKPGAKVLVTMDSYKGQVFDSRVTRIFPYMNERSKTFLVEAEFSNQPETLYPNITFEANIILQQKETTLLIPRNFLLHDSLVVKSSGDTVVVKTGAKDYKQVEIISGIKAEDELLKPTE, translated from the coding sequence ATGAACAAGGTCCTCTTATACATCCTATTGATAGCATTGTCTGGATGTGGGAAAAAAACCGAAAAAGTTAACCCCCGGAATGGTGCAATAACAGAATCGGTGTATGCTTCCGGAATTTTGAAAAGTAAAAATCAATACGATGCTGTTGCACCTGTAAATGGAATCATCAAACAGATTTTTGTTTCGGAAGGTGACCTGGTAAAAGCAGGAACTCCGATACTTTCCATTGCCAGTGAAACTCAAAAGTTAAATAAAGAAAATGCGGAACTAGCGGCACATTTTTCTGATTTGAAAGCAAATGAAGGAAAACTAAATGAAGCAAAATTGTTTGTTGATTTAGCCAGGAACAAAATGAAGAATGACTCAGTATTATTCTTCCGTCAAAAATCACTCTGGGAACAACAGGTTGGTTCAAAAGTTGAACTTGAACAAAGAGAACTTGCTTACGAAAACTCCAAAACTGCATGGTATTCCTCCATTGTAAAGCTAGAAGATCTGCAACGACAATTGGATTTCAATTCTTCACAGGCGAGAAATAATCTGAAAATTTCAAATCAACTGGAAAGTGACTTCACACTGAAAAGCGAAATCGACGGAGTTGTGTATTCGTTGCCAAAATCAGTCGGCGAAATTGTTGGTCCCCAATCTACCCTGGCTATCATCGGTGACAAAAAACAGTTTGTTTTGGAAATGCAGGTCGATGAATTTGATATATTGAAAATAAAACCGGGAGCCAAAGTACTTGTAACAATGGATAGTTACAAAGGTCAAGTGTTTGACTCAAGGGTTACACGTATATTTCCTTACATGAACGAGCGAAGTAAAACGTTTCTTGTGGAAGCGGAATTTAGCAATCAACCGGAGACACTTTATCCGAATATTACATTTGAAGCGAATATTATTCTTCAGCAAAAAGAAACCACTCTGCTTATTCCCAGAAATTTTCTTTTGCATGATTCTCTTGTTGTGAAAAGCAGCGGCGATACCGTTGTTGTGAAAACGGGAGCCAAAGACTATAAGCAGGTTGAAATAATTTCAGGAATAAAAGCAGAGGATGAATTGCTAAAACCAACGGAATGA